In Papaver somniferum cultivar HN1 chromosome 1, ASM357369v1, whole genome shotgun sequence, a genomic segment contains:
- the LOC113355401 gene encoding uncharacterized protein LOC113355401 → MVFHSSSACFFSSWYSPRFVLVMASDVPEDVNEILSQMHNASITTSEDIRNTVFLSTADLSRGNERWKWEVAGKVFREEPMSIGVVVYHVRHAWSKYQELEVRTPAPRIFQVRFNSKYDLKEILKHVPWSLGGYLFRIHRWTPSIDYRTLNFGFQCFWIDFKDLVPEFFDVDVIYVMGGLVGQVQKIIPDDANPTDSNVVSACVNIDLKKPLIRGILAVTASGYVQWVPLFYHQQPHNICPACYIIDHVEDDCEEKAAELNTRARTIYKFGSHGVEIANNYPDEPTDEDDPDLGDVAIIQSNPRNRRQRTNKKVFVKPDDGQLDSTFSVSNSITLTERSALRKYKRTRQQALLSQSASNSTFTHPMQEDDNQDANSTSTSAHQFMMQQHQPYDTTRKNLTSGDYQGIGPKLTRDHLDSCIFNYNPDVIFLSETKSSDSKVQSLLYSLNYPHLWSYNIRGSAGGIALLWKDGFQLELMHHTSTMVNVIVHSGPTESEWVLTCLYSSTYTAERQQQWQLIREMGDHMDFPWVIIGDFNSTLCSSDRQSYVIHTAPSHSVITSTVDLLGLADVPFTGNPYTWSNRQHSATFIRTRLDRALGDISWHQLFPNAVVHNLLPIGSDHAPILLYIDLTLSSMSRPFRVYESWFQHHTCKPLIQSQWQSTINGSAASNFTHKLSHTSTALKKWRREVFGEPEHHIRQLQQQLAHLHQSPAPNFSDIHQIEQEITRWYDIKARNAFQNAREHTLPFQDKNVIYFHARANFRRRRNQIDTIQDSQGIWHSTRPTIEQPYLSMYYFSRQ, encoded by the exons ATGGTTTTTCATTCCTCGTCTGCTTGTTTCTTCTCATCTTGGTACTCTCCTCGTTTTGTGCTTGTAATGGCTTCTGATGTTCCTGAGGATGTTAATGAAATACTGTCACAAATGCATAATGCTTCCATAACAACTTCAGAAGATATTCGTAATACTGTGTTTCTTTCAACTGCTGACTTATCTAGAGGAAATGAAAGATGGAAATGGGAAGTTGCTGGGAAAGTTTTTCGTGAAGAACCAATGTCCATTGGGGTTGTGGTTTATCATGTTCGTCATGCTTGGTCTAAATATCAAGAACTTGAAGTTCGTACACCCGCTCCACGGATCTTTCAGGTCAGGTTTAACTCTAAATATGATTTAAAAGAAATTCTCAAACATGTTCCTTGGTCTTTAGGTGGTTATCTGTTTCGCATTCATCGTTGGACTCCTTCGATAGACTATAGGACTTTGAACTTTGGTTTTCAATGCTTTTGGATAGACTTTAAAGACTTGGTACCAGAATTTTTTGACGTAGATGTTATTTATGTTATGGGTGGTCTGGTAGGTCAAGTTCAAAAAATAATCCCAGATGATGCTAATCCCACTGATTCAAATGTGGTTAGTGCTTGTGTTAATATTGACCTTAAGAAGCCACTTATTCGTGGAATTCTAGCGGTTACTGCTTCTGGTTATGTTCAATGGGTTCCCTTGTTTTATCATCAACAACCTCATAATATATGTCCGGCTTGCTATATTATTGATCATGTTGAAGATGACTGTGAAGAAAAAGCTGCTGAACTCAATACTCGTGCTCGTACAATCTATAAATTTGGCAGTCATGGAGTTGAAATTGCCAATAATTATCCCGAtga gcctaccgATGAGGATGATCCTGATTTAGGTGATGTTGCAATCATTCAATCAAACCCTCGTAATCGTCGACAACGGACTAATAAGAAAGTTTTTGTAAAACCTGATGATGGTCAGTTGGATAGCACTTTTTCAGTATCTAACTCTATTACTCTGACTGAGAGGTCAGCTCTTCGTAAATACAAACGCACTCGTCAGCAAGCTCTCCTATCTCAGTCTGCTTCGAATTCTACTTTTACTCATCCTATGCAAGAGGATGACAATCAGGATGCAAATTCCACTTCGACCTCTGCTCATCAATTTATGATGCAACAACATCAACCTTATGATACCACCAGGAAGAATCTGACAAGCGGGGATTATCAG GGTATTGGTCCTAAACTAACTCGTGATCATCTTGACTCTTGTATTTTTAATTATAACCCTGATGTCATATTTTTGTCGGAGACTAAATCTAGTGATAGTAAGGTTCAGTCTCTCTTGTACTCTCTGAACTATCCTCATCTTTGGTCTTATAATATAAGAGGCAGTGCTGGGGGTATTGCTTTACTATGGAAAGATGGCTTTCAGCTCGAGCTTATGCATCATACTTCAACTATGGTGAATGTTATTGTTCATTCAGGTCCAACTGAATCTGAGTGGGTTCTCACTTGCTTATATAGCTCTACTTACACGGCTGAAAGGCAACAACAATGGCAGTTAATTCGAGAGATGGGAGATCATATGGATTTTCCTTGGGTTATTATTGGAGATTTTAATTCTACACTTTGTAGTTCTGACCGACAAAGTTATGTCATCCATACTGCTCCTTCTCATTCAGTTATTACTTCTACTGTGGATTTACTAGGACTTGCTGATGTCCCTTTTACGGGTAATCCTTATACCTGGTCTAATAGACAACATTCAGCTACTTTTATTCGTACTAGATTGGATCGTGCTTTGGGTGATATTTCGTGGCATCAGCTCTTTCCTAATGCAGTTGTTCATAATCTTTTACCAATTGGTTCAGATCATGCACCCATATTACTGTATATTGACCTTACTTTGTCTAGTATGTCAAGACCGTTTCGTGTTTATGAATCTTGGTTTCAGCATCATACGTGTAAGCCTCTTATTCAATCACAATGGCAGTCTACTATTAATGGTTCTGCAGCTAGTAATTTCACTCACAAGTTGTCCCATACATCTACTGCTCTGAAAAAATGGAGACGTGAAGTATTTGGTGAACCTGAGCATCATATTCGACAGCTCCAACAACAACTAGCACATCTGCATCAATCTCCCGCTCCTAATTTTTCAGACATTCACCAGATTGAACAGGAAATTACCCGTTGGTATGATATTAAGGCAAGAAATGCTTTTCAGAATGCAAGAGAGCACACTCTTCCTTTTCAAGATAAGAATGTCATATATTTTCACGCAAGAGCAAATTTTCGTCGTCGACGCAATCAGATTGATACCATTCAAGATTCTCAAGGTATTTGGCATTCTACTAGACCTACCATTGAACAA CCTTATCTCTCCATGTATTACTTCTCAAGACAATGA